The genomic segment AAGTCGACGATTTCGCTGGTTTTGATCATACGCTTCTCGCCTTCACGACGGGATTTGTACTCAATCTCTTCGCTGTCGAGGTTACGATCGCCGATGACGATAGTATGCGGCACGCCAATCAGTTCCATATCGGCGAACATCACGCCCGGGCGCTCTTTACGATCGTCAAGAATGACATCAATACCTTTGGCACGCAGCGTGCTGTACAGCTCTTCCGCCAGCTCTTTTACGCGGAACGATTTCTGCATGTTCATTGGCAGGATCGCCACCTGGAACGGTGCCAGTGCGGCTGGCCAGATGATGCCGCGTTCGTCGTGGTTCTGCTCAATCGCAGCCGCCACAACGCGGGTGATACCGATACCGTAGCAGCCCATGGTCATAATCTGGTTACGGCCATCTTCACCCTGCACGGAGGCTTTCATCGCTTCCGAATACTTGGTGCCGAGTTGGAAGATATGACCGACTTCGATGCCGCGTTTGATCTGCAGCGTCCCTTTCCCGTCCGGGCTGGCATCGCCTTCCACCACGTTGCGGATATCCGCAACGCGCGGCAGCGGCAGATCGCGTTCCCAGTTGATACCTGAGAAGTGTTTGTGATCGATGTTCGCACCGGCGCTGAAATCGCTCATGGCGGCAACGGTACGGTCGGCGACGACAGGCATTGGCAGGCCAACCGGACCCAGTGAGCCCGGACCGGCGTTAACCAGCGCACGGATATCTTCTTCGGTCGCGAAGGTCAGCGGCGTGGCAACAATGTCAATTTTCTCCGCTTTGACTTCGTTCAGCTCATGGTCGCCACGGACCAGCAGGGCAACCAGCGTGTGGCCGCTCTCTTCGGTCGCTTTCACCATCAGCGTTTTCACTGTTTTCTCAACCGGCAGGTTAAACTGCTCAACCAGCTCGGTAATGGTTTTCGCATTTGGCGTATCGAACTGCGCCATAGCCTGAGTAGGCGCTGCACGGCCACCGGCGGGTGCGACCGCTTCCGCTTTTTCCATATTGGCCGCGTAATCCGACTCGGTGGAGAATACCACGTCGTCTTCACCGCTCTGGGCCAGCACCTGGAACTCATGTGAAGCGCTGCCGCCAATCGAGCCGGTATCGGCATCCACCGCGCGGAAGTTCAGCCCCATGCGGGTGAAGCTTTGGCTGTAGGCACGATACATCGCGTCGTAGGTTTCCTGCAGCGATTCCTGCGTGGTGTGGAAGGAGTAAGCGTCTTTCATGATGAATTCGCGTGAACGCATCACGCCAAAGCGTGGGCGGACTTCATCGCGGAATTTTGTCTGGATCTGGAACAGGTTCAGCGGCAGCTGCTTGTAGGAGCTGAGCTCGTTGCGGATCAGATCGGTGACCACTTCTTCATGCGTTGGGCCCAGGACAAAAGGACGATCGCCGCGATCGACAAAGCGCAACAGTTCCGGACCGTACTGCTCCCAGCGTCCGCTCTCCTGCCAGAGGTCAGCGGGCTGGACTACCGGCATTGAGATCTCAATAGCACCGGCGTTATTCATCTCTTCGCGCACGATGTTTTCAACTTTTTTCAGCACGCGCAGACCGGTCGGTAACCAGGTATAGAGGCCGGATGCCAGTTTGCGGATCATCCCGGCGCGCAGCATCAGCTGGTGGCTGATAACTTCAGCGTCGGCAGGTGTCTCCTTCAGAGTGGAGAGCAGGTATTGAGTAGTACGCATGAGTTACGATTCCATATGAACGGAAGAGAGTCAAAAAACGTGGCGGCTAGTGTACCAGCGTGGCGGGTGAGTCAAAAGATGCCGGATCAAATTAACGTGGGTCGATAGCGATAACTTCGGTACCCGCAAGCGTGACGCGCCAGCGAACGTTAAAGTCCAGCAGCCAGGCGGCATATTCCCGGTCCGGCTCTTCACCTTTACGGTAGGCTGGGCGGGGATCCTGCGCTAATACCTGAGCGATAAAACGCTCGAGATGCGGATAACGCCTCAGGTGCAGATTCAGTTGCTCCAGGGCAGCCGGCGTAAAGAAAACGGGCATATCGGCCGCAGGTGCCTGCTGGGCGAAACCCGCACGGGCATCCGGAAGGGCTTCGGCGAACGGCAGGTAGGG from the Erwinia sp. SLM-02 genome contains:
- the proS gene encoding proline--tRNA ligase, with amino-acid sequence MRTTQYLLSTLKETPADAEVISHQLMLRAGMIRKLASGLYTWLPTGLRVLKKVENIVREEMNNAGAIEISMPVVQPADLWQESGRWEQYGPELLRFVDRGDRPFVLGPTHEEVVTDLIRNELSSYKQLPLNLFQIQTKFRDEVRPRFGVMRSREFIMKDAYSFHTTQESLQETYDAMYRAYSQSFTRMGLNFRAVDADTGSIGGSASHEFQVLAQSGEDDVVFSTESDYAANMEKAEAVAPAGGRAAPTQAMAQFDTPNAKTITELVEQFNLPVEKTVKTLMVKATEESGHTLVALLVRGDHELNEVKAEKIDIVATPLTFATEEDIRALVNAGPGSLGPVGLPMPVVADRTVAAMSDFSAGANIDHKHFSGINWERDLPLPRVADIRNVVEGDASPDGKGTLQIKRGIEVGHIFQLGTKYSEAMKASVQGEDGRNQIMTMGCYGIGITRVVAAAIEQNHDERGIIWPAALAPFQVAILPMNMQKSFRVKELAEELYSTLRAKGIDVILDDRKERPGVMFADMELIGVPHTIVIGDRNLDSEEIEYKSRREGEKRMIKTSEIVDFLVAELAQ